Proteins encoded in a region of the Streptomyces sp. PCS3-D2 genome:
- a CDS encoding DNA-3-methyladenine glycosylase I produces MSGPVAGADGLLRCPWALSTGSTGEYVAYHDSEWGRPVHGDDALYERLCLEAFQSGLSWLTILRRREGFRKAFGDFSIAAVAEFGAADAERLMADEGIIRNRAKIEATLANAKLLAGWEPGELDALIWSHAPGEPGPAPRTVTEVPAITPESTALAKALKKAGIRFVGPTTAYALMQACGLVNDHLAACALRDPA; encoded by the coding sequence GTGAGCGGGCCGGTGGCGGGCGCGGACGGGCTGCTGCGCTGTCCGTGGGCGCTGTCCACGGGTTCCACCGGCGAGTACGTCGCGTACCACGACTCGGAATGGGGCCGCCCGGTCCACGGCGACGACGCCCTCTACGAGCGGCTGTGCCTGGAGGCCTTCCAGTCGGGGCTGTCCTGGCTGACGATCCTGCGCCGCCGCGAGGGCTTCCGGAAGGCCTTCGGCGACTTCTCCATCGCGGCGGTCGCGGAGTTCGGGGCGGCGGACGCGGAGCGGCTGATGGCCGACGAGGGGATCATCCGCAACCGGGCCAAGATCGAGGCGACCCTGGCCAACGCCAAGCTCCTCGCCGGCTGGGAGCCCGGCGAGCTGGACGCACTGATCTGGTCCCACGCCCCGGGCGAGCCGGGCCCGGCCCCGCGCACGGTCACCGAGGTCCCGGCGATCACCCCGGAGTCGACCGCCCTCGCCAAGGCCCTCAAGAAGGCCGGCATCCGCTTCGTGGGCCCGACCACCGCCTACGCCCTGATGCAGGCGTGCGGACTGGTCAACGACCACCTTGCCGCCTGCGCCCTGCGCGACCCGGCCTGA
- a CDS encoding DivIVA domain-containing protein codes for MIVFFFLMIALVVVVAAVTLAVIGGGSEAVLPEAEPDRVADGLPESRPVVRGDIDALRLPVAPRGYRMAEVDDVLERLAAELAERDARIAQLTAAADVGSRVDLNKAGER; via the coding sequence TTGATCGTGTTCTTCTTCTTGATGATCGCGCTGGTCGTGGTCGTGGCAGCGGTCACCCTCGCCGTGATCGGCGGCGGCTCGGAGGCCGTCCTGCCGGAAGCGGAGCCGGACCGGGTGGCGGACGGGCTGCCCGAGAGTCGCCCGGTGGTGCGGGGGGACATCGACGCGCTGCGGCTGCCGGTGGCGCCGCGCGGCTACCGGATGGCCGAGGTGGACGACGTACTGGAGAGGCTGGCCGCGGAGCTCGCCGAGCGGGACGCGCGGATCGCCCAGCTGACGGCCGCCGCGGACGTGGGCAGCCGGGTCGACCTGAACAAGGCGGGTGAGCGGTGA
- a CDS encoding O-methyltransferase: MRQLWGQERVITGNRQTSWAFADAFVAEDDALRWARDRSREAGLRSVSPGTGAALRLLAATADAKAVAEIGTGTGVSGIHLLHGMRPDGVLTTVDPEADRQAFARQAFRAAGFAGNRARFIPGRALDVLPRLADGGYDLVFCDGDPAESLDYLAESLRLLRPGGLVCFEGVFSDGRTVDSAAQPVEVLRVRELLRSVRESPALEAALLPVGDGLLCAVRR; the protein is encoded by the coding sequence TTGCGCCAACTATGGGGACAGGAGAGGGTCATTACCGGCAACCGGCAGACGAGCTGGGCGTTCGCCGACGCGTTTGTCGCCGAGGACGACGCTCTGCGATGGGCCCGCGACCGGTCCAGGGAAGCGGGCCTGCGCTCCGTCTCCCCCGGGACCGGCGCCGCGCTGCGCCTGCTGGCCGCCACCGCGGACGCCAAGGCGGTCGCCGAGATCGGCACGGGCACCGGCGTCTCCGGCATCCACCTGCTGCACGGCATGCGGCCCGACGGGGTGCTGACCACGGTGGATCCCGAAGCCGACCGGCAGGCGTTCGCCCGCCAGGCCTTCCGCGCCGCCGGTTTCGCGGGCAACCGCGCCCGCTTCATCCCCGGCCGCGCCCTCGACGTCCTGCCCCGCCTCGCCGACGGCGGCTACGACCTCGTCTTCTGCGACGGGGACCCGGCCGAGTCCCTCGACTACCTCGCTGAATCGTTGCGCCTGCTGCGCCCCGGGGGGCTGGTGTGCTTCGAGGGGGTTTTCTCCGACGGCCGTACCGTCGACTCCGCGGCCCAGCCGGTGGAGGTGCTCCGCGTCCGTGAGCTGCTGCGCAGCGTCCGGGAGAGCCCAGCGCTGGAGGCTGCGCTGCTCCCGGTGGGCGACGGCCTGCTGTGCGCCGTGCGCCGCTGA
- a CDS encoding TIGR00730 family Rossman fold protein: MGNPEGNARRRPEEQQLGPVLRRRGQVQAGSTTDQRLLDTAGPSEWVHTDPWRVLRIQSEFIEGFGTLAELPPAISVFGSARTPEGSPEYEAGVRIGGALVDAGFAVITGGGPGAMEAANKGAREANGISVGLGIELPFEQGLNQHVDLGLNFRYFFVRKTMFVKYSQGFVVLPGGLGTLDELFEALTLVQTQKITRFPIVLFGTEYWSGLVDWLRGTVIAQGKASEKDLYLFHVTDDVDEAIALVTKEVGK; this comes from the coding sequence ATGGGCAACCCCGAAGGCAACGCTCGTCGTCGGCCCGAGGAGCAGCAGCTCGGGCCGGTGCTGAGGCGGCGCGGCCAGGTGCAGGCGGGCAGTACGACGGACCAGCGGCTGCTGGACACCGCCGGGCCCTCCGAGTGGGTGCACACCGATCCCTGGCGGGTCCTGCGCATCCAGTCGGAGTTCATCGAGGGCTTCGGCACGCTGGCCGAGCTGCCCCCCGCGATCAGCGTGTTCGGCTCTGCCCGCACCCCGGAGGGCTCGCCCGAGTACGAGGCGGGGGTGCGGATCGGCGGTGCGCTCGTCGACGCCGGGTTCGCGGTGATCACCGGCGGTGGTCCGGGAGCGATGGAGGCGGCCAACAAGGGCGCCCGCGAGGCGAACGGGATCTCGGTCGGCCTCGGCATCGAGCTCCCCTTCGAGCAGGGGCTCAACCAGCACGTCGACCTGGGGCTGAACTTCCGGTACTTCTTCGTCCGCAAGACGATGTTCGTGAAGTACAGCCAGGGCTTCGTCGTGCTGCCCGGCGGTCTCGGCACGCTGGACGAGCTGTTCGAGGCGCTGACCCTGGTCCAGACCCAGAAGATCACCCGCTTCCCCATCGTGCTGTTCGGCACGGAGTACTGGAGCGGCCTCGTCGACTGGCTGCGGGGCACGGTGATCGCCCAGGGCAAGGCCTCGGAGAAGGACCTCTACCTCTTCCACGTCACCGACGACGTGGACGAGGCGATCGCCCTGGTGACGAAGGAAGTCGGGAAGTAG
- the folP gene encoding dihydropteroate synthase gives MLRLGRREFDTHEPVIMAIVNRTPDSFYDQGATFRDEPALDRVEQAVAEGAAIIDIGGVKAGPGEHVDAAEEARRTVGFVAEVRRRHPDVVISVDTWRHEVGEAVCEAGADVLNDAWGGVDPRLAEVAARHGVGLVCTHAGGVEPRTRPHRIAYEDVMEDILRVTVGLAERAAALGVRRDAIMIDPGHDFGKNTRHSLEATRRLEEMTATGWPVLVSLSNKDFVGETLDKPVKERLLGTLATTAVSAWLGAQVYRVHEVAETRQILDMVRSIQGHRPPAVARRGLA, from the coding sequence ATGCTGCGACTGGGCAGGCGCGAGTTCGACACCCACGAGCCGGTGATCATGGCCATCGTGAACCGGACTCCGGACTCCTTCTACGACCAGGGCGCCACCTTCCGCGACGAGCCCGCCCTGGACCGGGTCGAGCAGGCCGTGGCCGAGGGCGCCGCGATCATCGACATCGGCGGGGTCAAGGCAGGACCGGGCGAGCACGTGGACGCGGCCGAGGAGGCGCGGCGCACGGTCGGTTTCGTGGCCGAGGTCCGGCGCCGCCACCCGGACGTGGTGATCAGTGTGGACACCTGGCGGCACGAGGTCGGCGAGGCCGTGTGCGAGGCCGGGGCGGACGTGCTGAACGACGCCTGGGGCGGGGTGGACCCCCGGCTGGCCGAGGTCGCGGCGCGCCACGGCGTCGGCCTGGTCTGCACGCACGCCGGCGGGGTCGAGCCGCGGACCCGGCCGCACCGGATCGCGTACGAGGACGTGATGGAGGACATCCTGCGGGTCACGGTCGGCCTCGCCGAACGCGCCGCGGCCCTCGGTGTCCGCCGGGACGCCATCATGATCGACCCGGGTCACGACTTCGGGAAGAACACCCGCCACTCGTTGGAGGCGACCCGGCGGCTGGAGGAGATGACGGCGACGGGCTGGCCGGTCCTGGTCTCCCTGTCGAACAAGGACTTCGTCGGCGAGACCCTCGACAAGCCGGTCAAGGAACGGCTGCTCGGCACCCTGGCCACCACCGCCGTCTCGGCCTGGCTGGGCGCCCAGGTCTACCGCGTCCACGAAGTCGCGGAGACCCGTCAGATCCTGGACATGGTCCGCTCCATCCAGGGCCACCGGCCCCCGGCGGTCGCCCGCCGCGGCCTGGCCTGA
- the fdxA gene encoding ferredoxin → MTYVIAEPCVDVKDKACIEECPVDCIYEGQRSLYIHPDECVDCGACEPVCPVEAIFYEDDTPEEWKDYYKANVEFFDELGSPGGASKLGLIERDHPFVAGLPAGINGEH, encoded by the coding sequence GTGACCTACGTCATCGCGGAGCCTTGTGTCGACGTCAAGGACAAGGCATGCATCGAAGAGTGCCCCGTCGACTGCATCTACGAGGGCCAGCGGTCCCTGTACATCCACCCGGACGAATGCGTCGACTGTGGTGCGTGTGAGCCGGTCTGCCCGGTCGAGGCCATCTTCTACGAGGACGACACCCCGGAGGAGTGGAAGGACTACTACAAGGCGAACGTCGAGTTCTTCGACGAGCTCGGTTCGCCCGGTGGTGCCTCCAAGCTGGGCCTGATCGAGCGTGACCACCCCTTCGTCGCGGGGCTGCCCGCCGGCATCAACGGCGAGCACTGA
- a CDS encoding zf-HC2 domain-containing protein yields the protein MTGASPSPAEQHLGDRLAALVDGELKHDARERVLAHLATCARCKAEADAQRRLKTMFVESAPPPLSAGLLARLQGLPGGGLDAPAGPVAPPGPGADRPDPFEAFAYGLPAAAGARPRQEGFPVHEVGRPRRRFAFVAAGAVSLAALALGGTLPQEVTEPNVRGDAPAPASRPGPALPVTDAAVRDRLPTPAAVPSLLTAVGSPLPPPPPSPPASARPVSLLR from the coding sequence GTGACCGGAGCCAGTCCCTCCCCCGCCGAACAGCACCTGGGCGACCGGCTCGCCGCCCTGGTGGACGGGGAGCTCAAGCACGACGCCCGTGAGCGGGTCCTGGCCCACCTGGCGACCTGCGCCCGGTGCAAGGCCGAGGCCGACGCCCAGCGCCGTCTGAAGACCATGTTCGTGGAAAGCGCCCCGCCGCCGCTGTCGGCGGGCCTGCTCGCGCGCCTGCAGGGGCTGCCGGGAGGCGGTCTCGACGCCCCGGCCGGCCCCGTGGCCCCGCCGGGACCGGGAGCCGACCGGCCCGACCCCTTCGAGGCCTTCGCCTACGGACTGCCCGCAGCCGCGGGCGCCCGGCCGCGGCAGGAGGGCTTCCCCGTCCACGAGGTGGGCCGCCCGCGTCGCAGGTTCGCCTTCGTCGCCGCCGGCGCGGTGTCGCTGGCCGCGCTCGCGCTGGGCGGCACGCTGCCGCAGGAGGTCACGGAACCGAACGTCCGGGGTGATGCTCCGGCGCCCGCCTCCCGGCCCGGCCCCGCCCTGCCCGTGACCGATGCGGCGGTCCGCGACCGGCTGCCCACCCCCGCGGCCGTACCGAGCCTCCTGACGGCCGTCGGGAGCCCTCTGCCGCCGCCCCCGCCCTCCCCACCGGCTTCGGCCCGGCCGGTGTCCCTGCTGCGCTGA
- a CDS encoding enoyl-CoA hydratase/isomerase family protein, with protein MADSVLYEVTDGLATITINRPDAMNAMNTEAKVALRDAALAAAADTAVRAVLLTAAGNRAFCVGQDLKEHIGNLAADRESGSSLTMNTVKEHYNPIVRALTEMPKPVVAGVNGVAAGAGFGFALAADFRVVADTASFNTSFAGVALTADSGVSWTLPRLIGASRASDLLLFPRSVKAQEAYELGIVNRLVPSDSLHAEAEAVARALASGPTVAYAALKESLAYGASHPLAESLVHEDVLQTRAGASEDHSIAVQAFLSKQPPKYLGR; from the coding sequence ATGGCCGACAGTGTGCTCTACGAAGTGACCGACGGACTCGCGACCATCACGATCAACCGTCCCGACGCGATGAACGCGATGAACACCGAGGCCAAGGTCGCCCTGCGCGACGCTGCTCTGGCGGCGGCCGCGGACACCGCGGTCCGGGCGGTCCTGCTGACCGCCGCCGGGAACCGGGCCTTCTGCGTGGGCCAGGACCTCAAGGAGCACATCGGCAACCTCGCCGCGGACCGCGAGAGCGGCTCCTCGCTGACCATGAACACGGTCAAGGAGCACTACAACCCGATCGTGCGGGCGCTCACCGAGATGCCGAAGCCGGTGGTGGCGGGCGTCAACGGGGTCGCGGCCGGCGCCGGATTCGGATTCGCGCTGGCGGCCGACTTCCGGGTGGTGGCCGACACCGCCTCCTTCAACACCTCGTTCGCCGGTGTGGCCCTGACCGCCGACTCCGGGGTCTCGTGGACCCTGCCCCGTCTGATCGGCGCCTCGCGCGCCTCGGACCTGCTGCTCTTCCCCCGTTCGGTCAAGGCGCAGGAGGCGTACGAGCTCGGCATCGTCAACCGCCTGGTGCCCTCGGACTCCCTGCACGCCGAGGCCGAGGCCGTCGCCCGCGCACTGGCCTCGGGCCCGACGGTCGCCTACGCCGCGCTGAAGGAGTCCCTCGCGTACGGGGCCTCCCACCCGCTGGCGGAGTCCCTGGTCCACGAGGACGTCCTGCAGACCCGCGCCGGAGCCTCCGAGGACCACTCCATCGCCGTCCAGGCCTTCCTGTCGAAGCAGCCTCCGAAGTACCTGGGGCGCTGA
- a CDS encoding sec-independent translocase, whose translation MFNDIGALELVTIVVLAVLVFGPEKLPKVIQDVTSFIRKVRAFSDSAKNDIRSELGPDFKDFEFEDLNPKTFIRKQLSENEDLKEIRSSFDLRKELNEVSDAVKNPEPDPAPASPPAQDAEAAAATPSAAGPDLLKKPAAPAAEQRVRFDADAT comes from the coding sequence GTGTTCAACGACATAGGCGCACTCGAACTCGTCACGATCGTGGTTCTGGCCGTTCTCGTCTTCGGCCCGGAGAAGCTGCCCAAGGTGATCCAGGACGTCACGAGCTTCATCCGCAAGGTCCGTGCGTTCTCCGACAGCGCCAAGAACGACATCCGTTCCGAACTCGGACCGGACTTCAAGGACTTCGAGTTCGAGGACCTGAATCCGAAGACCTTCATCCGCAAGCAGCTCTCGGAGAACGAGGACCTCAAGGAGATCCGCAGCAGCTTCGATCTCCGCAAGGAGCTGAACGAGGTCTCGGACGCCGTCAAGAACCCGGAGCCCGACCCCGCCCCGGCCTCCCCGCCCGCCCAGGACGCTGAGGCCGCCGCGGCCACCCCGTCCGCCGCCGGTCCGGACCTGCTGAAGAAGCCCGCGGCCCCGGCCGCCGAACAGCGCGTGCGCTTCGACGCCGACGCCACCTGA
- the dapE gene encoding succinyl-diaminopimelate desuccinylase → MSESELDLTLDAAELTARLVDIPSVSGDEKVLADLVAHALRGLPHLTVDRFGNNVVARTHLGRAERVVLAGHLDTVPIADNVPSRLDENGVLWGCGTTDMKSGVAVQLRIAATVPEPNRDLTFVFYDQEEVAADLNGLGKVAEAHPDWLTGDFAVLLEPSNAEVEGGCQGTLRVLLRTSGERAHSARSWMGSNAIHAAGPILARLAAYEARRPVIDGLEYHEGLNAVRIEGGVANNVIPDACTVTVNFRFAPDRSMDDAIAHVREVFADCGVEEFVIDDFSGGALPGLSHPAAAAFMEAVGGRAMPKFGWTDVSRFSALGVPAVNYGPGDALLAHKVDERVETKAILHCEERLRAWLTS, encoded by the coding sequence ATGTCCGAATCCGAGCTGGACCTCACCCTCGACGCCGCCGAGCTGACCGCCCGGCTCGTCGACATCCCGTCCGTGAGCGGCGACGAGAAGGTACTCGCCGACCTCGTGGCACACGCGTTGCGCGGCCTGCCCCACCTCACCGTGGACCGCTTCGGCAACAACGTCGTCGCCCGTACGCACCTCGGCCGGGCCGAGCGCGTCGTACTGGCCGGCCACCTCGACACGGTGCCGATCGCCGACAACGTCCCGTCGCGCCTCGACGAGAACGGCGTCCTGTGGGGCTGCGGCACCACCGACATGAAGTCCGGCGTCGCCGTGCAGCTGCGCATCGCCGCGACCGTGCCCGAGCCCAACCGGGACCTCACCTTCGTCTTCTACGACCAGGAGGAGGTCGCCGCCGACCTCAACGGCCTCGGCAAGGTCGCCGAGGCCCACCCCGACTGGCTCACGGGCGACTTCGCGGTCCTGCTGGAGCCCTCGAACGCCGAGGTCGAGGGCGGCTGCCAGGGCACCCTGCGGGTGCTGCTGCGCACCTCCGGCGAGCGCGCCCACTCCGCCCGCAGCTGGATGGGCTCCAACGCCATCCACGCCGCCGGCCCGATCCTCGCCCGGCTCGCCGCGTATGAGGCCCGCAGGCCCGTCATCGACGGCCTGGAGTACCACGAGGGGCTCAACGCGGTCCGCATCGAGGGTGGCGTCGCCAACAACGTCATCCCCGACGCCTGCACCGTGACGGTCAACTTCCGCTTCGCCCCGGACCGCAGCATGGACGACGCGATCGCCCACGTCCGGGAGGTCTTCGCGGACTGCGGCGTCGAAGAGTTCGTGATCGACGACTTCTCCGGCGGGGCCCTCCCCGGCCTCTCCCACCCGGCCGCGGCCGCGTTCATGGAGGCGGTCGGAGGCCGGGCGATGCCGAAGTTCGGCTGGACGGACGTATCCCGCTTCAGCGCTCTGGGCGTTCCCGCGGTGAACTACGGCCCGGGCGACGCCCTGCTGGCCCACAAGGTGGACGAGCGGGTGGAGACGAAGGCGATCCTGCACTGCGAGGAACGACTCCGCGCCTGGCTGACCTCCTGA
- the sigE gene encoding RNA polymerase sigma factor SigE, with protein sequence MVGTPLDTTRADRGGAAAPVDRGGVFRRLFWSAGEPKSVTYTADRFHTTDTATTATFAADAGSQAWTPPSWEEIVSTHSARVYRLAYRLTGNQHDAEDLTQEVFVRVFRSLSTYTPGTFEGWLHRITTNLFLDMVRRKQRIRFDALADDAAERLPSREPSPQQVLHDTHFDADVQQALDTLAPEFRAAVVLCDIEGLSYEEIAATLGVKLGTVRSRIHRGRSHLRKALKHRSPSARAEQRALAGVATGAPGAGREGGAE encoded by the coding sequence ATGGTAGGGACTCCACTGGACACCACCAGAGCCGACAGGGGAGGTGCGGCTGCGCCTGTGGATCGTGGAGGCGTGTTCAGACGCCTCTTCTGGTCGGCGGGTGAGCCGAAATCCGTGACCTACACTGCTGACCGCTTCCACACCACAGACACCGCAACCACCGCGACCTTTGCCGCAGATGCGGGATCGCAGGCGTGGACCCCTCCCTCGTGGGAGGAGATCGTCAGCACGCACAGCGCGCGGGTCTACCGCCTCGCCTACCGTCTGACGGGCAACCAGCACGACGCCGAGGACCTCACCCAGGAAGTCTTCGTCCGCGTCTTCCGCTCGTTGTCCACCTACACCCCCGGCACGTTCGAGGGCTGGCTGCACCGCATCACCACCAACCTGTTCCTGGACATGGTCCGCCGCAAGCAGCGGATCCGCTTCGACGCGCTCGCCGACGACGCCGCCGAGCGGCTGCCGAGCCGTGAGCCGTCCCCCCAGCAGGTCCTCCACGACACCCACTTCGACGCGGACGTCCAACAGGCGCTGGACACCCTCGCCCCCGAGTTCCGCGCGGCCGTGGTGCTGTGCGACATCGAGGGCCTGTCCTACGAGGAGATCGCCGCGACGCTCGGCGTGAAGCTCGGCACCGTGCGCAGCCGCATCCACCGGGGCCGCTCGCACCTGCGCAAGGCGCTCAAGCACCGGTCTCCGTCGGCCCGGGCCGAACAGCGGGCACTGGCCGGAGTCGCGACGGGCGCGCCGGGCGCCGGGAGAGAGGGCGGAGCCGAGTGA
- the dapC gene encoding succinyldiaminopimelate transaminase, translated as MAAVSDRLPAFPWDKLEPYKKTAAAHPDGIVDLSVGTPVDPVPQLIRQALIDAADSPGYPTVWGTEALRDAITGWLRGRLGAGAAGHRNVLPVVGSKELVAWLPTQLGLGAGDKVAYPRLAYPTYEVGARLCGAEAVVYDAETFASDPAGAGLDPAGVKLLWLNSPSNPTGSVLGKDELVRIVAWAREHGILLFSDECYLELGWEAEPVSVLHDDVCGGSYEGIVAVHSLSKRSNLAGYRAAFIAGDADVLGELLEIRKHGGMMTPAPVQAATVAALGDDLHVAEQRERYAARRAALRTALEAHGFRVEHSEASLYLWVTRDEPCWDTVAHLADLGILVAPGDFYGEAGARFVRVAFTATDERVEAAVKRLG; from the coding sequence GTGGCCGCAGTATCCGACCGTCTTCCCGCCTTCCCCTGGGACAAGCTGGAGCCGTACAAGAAGACGGCGGCGGCCCACCCGGACGGCATCGTCGACCTGTCCGTCGGCACGCCCGTGGACCCGGTCCCGCAGCTGATCAGGCAGGCCCTGATCGACGCCGCCGACTCCCCGGGCTACCCGACCGTGTGGGGCACGGAGGCCCTGCGCGACGCCATCACGGGCTGGCTGCGCGGCCGGCTCGGCGCCGGCGCTGCCGGGCATCGCAACGTCCTGCCGGTCGTGGGTTCGAAGGAGCTGGTGGCCTGGCTGCCGACCCAGCTCGGGCTCGGCGCCGGTGACAAGGTCGCCTACCCGCGGCTCGCCTACCCGACGTACGAGGTCGGCGCCCGGCTGTGCGGCGCCGAGGCGGTGGTCTACGACGCCGAGACCTTTGCGAGTGACCCCGCGGGGGCCGGGCTCGACCCGGCCGGCGTGAAGCTGTTGTGGCTCAACTCCCCGTCCAACCCCACCGGCAGCGTCCTCGGCAAGGACGAGCTCGTACGAATCGTGGCCTGGGCGCGCGAGCACGGCATCCTGCTCTTCAGCGACGAGTGCTACCTGGAGCTGGGCTGGGAGGCCGAGCCCGTCTCCGTGCTCCACGACGACGTGTGCGGCGGCTCCTACGAGGGGATCGTCGCGGTCCACTCGCTCTCCAAGCGCTCCAACCTGGCGGGCTACCGGGCGGCCTTCATCGCCGGTGACGCGGACGTGCTCGGCGAGCTGCTGGAGATCCGCAAGCACGGCGGCATGATGACCCCCGCCCCGGTGCAGGCGGCCACGGTGGCGGCGCTCGGCGACGACCTGCACGTGGCGGAGCAGCGCGAGCGCTACGCGGCCCGTAGGGCGGCGCTCCGCACGGCCCTGGAGGCGCACGGCTTCCGCGTCGAGCACAGCGAGGCGAGCCTCTACCTGTGGGTGACCCGCGACGAGCCCTGCTGGGACACCGTCGCCCACCTCGCCGACCTGGGCATCCTGGTCGCTCCGGGGGACTTCTACGGCGAGGCCGGCGCACGCTTCGTACGGGTGGCGTTCACCGCCACCGACGAGCGCGTGGAGGCGGCCGTCAAGCGCCTCGGCTGA
- a CDS encoding trypsin-like peptidase domain-containing protein: MADRQQTDPAPQWWSRPEGTADSRRDGLPAPRPETGDAKGDGGVAADGAAGPAAPAEEPPAVEARYDPWGAQPLQVVDRGHDRRGLRLWQAAALAAAAALLAGGIGGYVGVLAERRSSTRLELPQAAVADTGRAPDSVAGIAAAALPGVVTLHVRGAKSSGTGTGFVLDPQGHILTNNHVVADAREIAVTFSTGESVTAELVGRDSGYDLAVVKVSGVRGLRPLSLGNSENVRVGDPVVAIGAPFDLSNTVTAGIISATGRPVTAGGDKGDGSDISYVDALQTDAPINPGNSGGPLLDARAHVVGINSAIRGADKNDPDRQGGSIGLGFAIPINQGKRVAEELIATGHATHPVIGVTLDMDYTGDGARVGAEGEDGKPSVTPGGPGARAGIRPGDVITKVDGQRVRGGDELIIKIRAHRPGDPLTLTVLRDGRERTLGVVLGSANGS, from the coding sequence ATGGCCGACAGGCAGCAGACCGACCCGGCTCCACAGTGGTGGAGCCGGCCCGAGGGCACGGCGGACAGCCGTCGTGACGGGCTTCCGGCCCCGCGCCCCGAGACGGGCGACGCCAAGGGGGACGGCGGTGTTGCGGCGGACGGCGCGGCCGGGCCGGCGGCCCCCGCCGAAGAGCCGCCGGCCGTCGAGGCCCGCTACGACCCCTGGGGTGCGCAGCCCCTCCAGGTCGTGGACCGGGGCCATGACCGGCGAGGCCTGCGCCTGTGGCAGGCGGCCGCCCTCGCCGCCGCCGCGGCGCTGCTCGCCGGCGGTATCGGGGGCTACGTCGGCGTGCTCGCCGAGCGGCGGAGCAGCACCCGGCTGGAACTGCCTCAGGCGGCCGTCGCGGACACGGGCCGGGCGCCCGACAGCGTGGCCGGGATCGCGGCCGCCGCGCTGCCCGGCGTGGTCACGCTGCACGTGAGGGGCGCCAAGAGCAGCGGCACGGGCACCGGCTTCGTGCTCGACCCGCAGGGGCACATCCTGACCAACAACCACGTGGTCGCCGACGCCAGGGAGATAGCGGTCACCTTCAGTACCGGCGAGAGCGTCACCGCCGAGCTGGTCGGTCGCGACTCCGGCTACGACCTGGCCGTGGTCAAGGTCAGCGGGGTGCGCGGACTGCGGCCGCTCAGCCTGGGCAACTCCGAGAACGTGCGGGTCGGCGACCCGGTCGTCGCCATCGGCGCGCCCTTCGACCTCTCCAACACGGTCACCGCGGGCATCATCAGCGCCACGGGCAGGCCCGTGACCGCGGGTGGCGACAAGGGGGACGGCAGCGACATCAGCTACGTCGACGCGCTCCAGACCGACGCCCCCATCAACCCCGGGAACTCCGGCGGCCCCCTGCTGGACGCCAGGGCGCACGTCGTCGGCATCAACAGCGCGATCCGTGGCGCCGACAAGAACGACCCGGACCGGCAGGGCGGTTCCATCGGCCTGGGCTTCGCCATTCCCATCAACCAGGGCAAGCGCGTCGCCGAGGAGCTCATCGCCACCGGTCACGCCACGCACCCGGTCATCGGGGTGACCCTCGACATGGACTACACCGGCGACGGAGCCCGGGTGGGAGCCGAGGGCGAGGACGGCAAGCCGTCCGTGACCCCCGGCGGGCCGGGTGCCCGCGCCGGCATCAGGCCCGGTGACGTGATCACCAAGGTGGACGGACAGCGGGTCCGTGGCGGCGACGAGCTGATCATCAAGATCCGGGCCCACCGCCCTGGCGACCCGCTCACGCTCACCGTGCTGCGGGACGGCCGGGAACGCACGCTGGGCGTCGTCCTCGGGTCGGCGAACGGCTCATGA
- a CDS encoding DUF3117 domain-containing protein has protein sequence MAAMKPRTGDGPLEVTKEGRGIVMRVPLEGGGRLVVELTPDEADALGDALKKVVG, from the coding sequence ATGGCGGCCATGAAGCCGCGGACGGGCGACGGCCCGCTCGAGGTCACCAAGGAGGGGCGGGGCATCGTCATGCGCGTACCGCTCGAGGGCGGCGGTCGGCTTGTCGTCGAGCTGACCCCCGACGAGGCGGACGCCCTGGGTGACGCCCTGAAGAAGGTCGTCGGCTGA